A portion of the Collinsella aerofaciens genome contains these proteins:
- the map gene encoding type I methionyl aminopeptidase, which translates to MFDKGPVPGRNDACWCGSGKKYKKCHSAFDERLERLWEEGWEVLPRTLYKTPADIEGIKRSAAINVGVLDYVGEHIAAGMTTNQIDQMIYDYTVEHGGTPADLNYEGYPKSVCTSINDVVCHGIPCDTDVLHEGDIINVDCSTILDGYFSDSSRMFCIGEVSAERQRLVDVTRASVEAGLAAVKPWLPLSVMAEAVQKTVEDAGFSVVREYGGHGIGKEFHEDPFVGFTTEAPDVDTIMAPGMVFTIEPMVNAGAPDIKISKGDGWCVRTKDGSDSAQCEVQLVVTEDGYELLSW; encoded by the coding sequence ATGTTTGACAAAGGACCCGTGCCGGGCCGCAACGACGCTTGCTGGTGCGGCAGCGGCAAAAAATACAAGAAATGCCACAGTGCCTTCGACGAGCGCCTCGAGCGCCTGTGGGAGGAGGGCTGGGAGGTTCTGCCCCGCACGCTCTACAAGACGCCCGCCGACATCGAGGGCATCAAGCGCTCCGCCGCCATCAACGTGGGCGTGCTCGACTACGTAGGCGAGCACATCGCCGCGGGCATGACCACCAACCAGATCGACCAGATGATCTACGACTACACCGTCGAGCATGGCGGCACGCCAGCCGACCTCAACTACGAGGGCTACCCCAAGAGCGTGTGCACCTCGATCAACGACGTGGTCTGCCACGGTATCCCCTGTGATACGGACGTGCTGCACGAGGGCGACATCATCAACGTGGACTGCTCCACGATCTTGGACGGCTACTTTAGCGACTCGAGCCGCATGTTCTGCATCGGCGAGGTCTCGGCCGAGCGCCAGCGCCTGGTCGACGTCACCCGCGCCAGCGTGGAGGCGGGCCTTGCCGCCGTCAAGCCGTGGCTGCCGCTGTCCGTGATGGCCGAGGCCGTGCAAAAGACGGTCGAGGACGCCGGTTTTAGCGTGGTGCGCGAGTACGGCGGACACGGCATTGGCAAGGAGTTCCACGAGGACCCGTTTGTGGGCTTTACCACCGAGGCGCCCGATGTGGACACCATCATGGCTCCGGGCATGGTCTTTACCATCGAGCCTATGGTCAACGCCGGAGCGCCCGACATCAAGATTAGCAAGGGCGATGGCTGGTGCGTGCGCACCAAGGACGGCAGCGATTCGGCCCAGTGCGAGGTACAGCTCGTGGTGACCGAGGACGGTTACGAGCTGCTGAGCTGGTAG
- a CDS encoding D-2-hydroxyacid dehydrogenase yields MNILVLLPVNDRHRAILESSAPGEDFIYTSADAITREQVANADVILGNIDPALLTACEHLQLLQLQTAGYDDYLAAGTVPADAKLSCSVGAYGQAVSEHMFAMVLSMMKRLPGYHDLQREHRWEDLGPVTSLKNANVLVLGAGDIGGHFATLCRSMGAHVRGIKRHPLVYPIVFEDMDGMDALPERLAEADVVASFMPSTSETRGLANAEFFAAMKPGAFFANGGRGDLVVADDLVAALESGHLAGAAVDVTDPEPLPETSPLWDAPNMLITPHVSGWFHLAATLNNVVDIAAENLRHLQAGETLRCWIEH; encoded by the coding sequence GTGAACATCCTGGTTTTGTTGCCCGTCAACGATCGCCATCGCGCAATTCTTGAGTCGAGCGCTCCGGGCGAGGACTTTATCTACACGAGCGCCGACGCCATCACGCGTGAACAAGTCGCCAACGCCGACGTTATCTTGGGCAACATAGACCCTGCCCTGCTTACCGCATGCGAGCACCTCCAGCTGCTGCAACTGCAGACCGCGGGCTATGACGATTACTTGGCCGCCGGCACCGTGCCAGCCGACGCTAAGCTTTCCTGCTCGGTGGGCGCCTACGGCCAGGCCGTGAGCGAGCACATGTTTGCCATGGTCCTTTCCATGATGAAGCGCCTGCCCGGCTATCACGACTTGCAGCGTGAGCATCGCTGGGAGGATTTGGGACCGGTCACTTCGCTCAAAAATGCCAATGTGCTCGTGCTGGGCGCGGGCGATATCGGCGGCCACTTCGCCACGCTCTGCCGCAGCATGGGTGCACACGTCCGCGGCATCAAGCGCCATCCGCTCGTCTACCCCATCGTGTTTGAGGACATGGACGGTATGGACGCCCTGCCCGAGCGCCTGGCCGAGGCAGACGTCGTCGCATCCTTTATGCCCAGCACGTCCGAGACCCGCGGTCTGGCGAACGCCGAGTTCTTCGCCGCGATGAAGCCGGGCGCCTTCTTTGCCAACGGCGGCCGCGGCGATCTTGTGGTCGCCGACGACTTAGTTGCCGCCCTGGAGTCAGGACATCTCGCCGGCGCCGCGGTCGACGTCACCGACCCCGAGCCGCTGCCTGAGACAAGTCCCCTGTGGGATGCGCCCAACATGCTCATCACACCGCACGTCTCCGGCTGGTTCCATCTGGCCGCCACGCTCAACAATGTGGTCGACATCGCCGCGGAGAACCTGCGTCACCTGCAGGCCGGCGAGACGCTGCGCTGTTGGATCGAGCATTAG
- a CDS encoding M18 family aminopeptidase, which yields MTDQETPERAHVTADDIEAANDLIDFIEACPSMFHTAATIMAELDEAGFTYLPENAAWDIEPGGRYYTQRNTSSVIAFKVGEDLAATWGEDGVAGDYHFQLTASHSDSPTFKVKAVPELDGAGETLRLNTEAYGGMIDYTWFDRPLALAGRVLVREGDRIESRLLATEREVAIIPSLAIHMNRGVNEGFAPNRAVDLCPLISAGDLKQGDFDALIADELDVEPEQILGRDLFLVNRQDARIWGWADEFISTPKLDDLACAYTSLQAFLGAENAHDVSVFCCFDNEEVGSETKQGAMSTFLADALRRINGSLGFDDESYHRALAASMLVSCDNAHAVHPNHAEKCDARNQVVLNGGIVIKEAANQHYCTDAFSRAVFQAICDDADVPTQAFANKSDMAGGSTLGNLSNMQASMHAVDVGLPQLAMHSSYETGGVRDVMYAIRALTAFYERNLTINGAESVEL from the coding sequence ATGACGGATCAGGAAACGCCCGAGCGCGCGCACGTGACGGCCGACGATATCGAGGCCGCCAACGACCTTATCGACTTTATCGAGGCATGCCCCAGCATGTTCCATACGGCGGCGACCATTATGGCCGAGCTCGACGAGGCGGGCTTTACCTACCTGCCCGAGAACGCGGCGTGGGATATCGAGCCGGGCGGGCGTTATTACACGCAGCGCAACACCTCGAGCGTTATCGCCTTTAAGGTGGGCGAGGACCTGGCCGCGACGTGGGGCGAGGACGGCGTTGCCGGTGACTATCATTTTCAGCTCACGGCGTCGCACAGCGATTCGCCGACGTTTAAGGTCAAGGCCGTGCCTGAGCTTGACGGCGCGGGCGAGACGCTGCGCCTGAACACCGAGGCCTACGGCGGCATGATCGACTACACCTGGTTCGATCGCCCGCTGGCGCTCGCGGGCCGCGTGTTGGTGCGCGAGGGTGACCGCATTGAGAGTCGCTTGCTTGCCACCGAGCGCGAGGTCGCCATCATCCCGAGCCTCGCCATCCACATGAACCGTGGCGTCAACGAGGGCTTTGCTCCCAACCGAGCCGTTGACCTGTGCCCGCTCATCAGCGCTGGTGACCTTAAGCAGGGCGACTTTGACGCCCTGATCGCCGACGAGCTGGACGTTGAGCCCGAGCAGATTTTGGGCCGCGATCTGTTCCTGGTCAATCGTCAGGATGCGCGCATTTGGGGCTGGGCCGACGAGTTTATCTCGACGCCCAAGCTCGACGACCTGGCCTGCGCCTACACCTCGCTGCAGGCATTTTTGGGTGCCGAGAACGCGCACGACGTTTCGGTCTTCTGCTGCTTTGATAACGAGGAAGTTGGCTCCGAGACCAAGCAGGGCGCCATGTCGACGTTCTTGGCCGACGCGCTGCGCCGCATTAACGGATCGCTGGGCTTTGACGACGAGTCGTACCATCGCGCCCTTGCCGCTTCGATGCTCGTGAGCTGCGACAACGCGCATGCCGTGCACCCCAACCACGCCGAGAAGTGCGACGCCCGCAACCAGGTTGTGCTCAACGGCGGCATCGTCATCAAGGAGGCCGCCAACCAGCACTACTGCACCGATGCCTTTAGCCGCGCGGTGTTCCAGGCTATTTGCGATGACGCCGACGTGCCCACGCAGGCCTTCGCCAACAAGAGCGATATGGCCGGCGGCTCCACGCTCGGTAACCTGTCCAATATGCAGGCGAGCATGCATGCCGTGGACGTGGGCCTGCCGCAGCTGGCCATGCACTCGAGCTACGAGACCGGCGGCGTACGCGACGTGATGTACGCCATCCGCGCCCTCACCGCCTTCTACGAGCGCAACCTAACCATCAACGGCGCCGAAAGCGTGGAGCTCTAA
- a CDS encoding carcinine hydrolase/isopenicillin-N N-acyltransferase family protein, giving the protein MKPRNIAIACGVAGAAVGLAAATGIVYHKQIKSVASLKRLTDYADGYDLYAIDIAYDYDLDRVIAAGVRDDQAYIDAVVAQVLPGVPAHVQAPQFACSAFVAVDAEGRVRTGRNYDFKDDTSALLVRNHPRNGYASIGFAALNNLGANTPLDSVAGRAAALMGPFAQLDGVNEYGVSIAVLTLDSKPCDQDTQRPVINTSLAIRLVLDRAATTQEAVDLLSAYDMHAMAGRDYHFFINDAAGDARVVEWDPRDPNRACKATPVRQVTNFYACYGNEVLPNQKNGELGHGKERAIAIADVLDAHTGAQDEAVAWKALRAAAQKPNPEDITSNTQWSVVFDNTEPAAAITLRRHWGDVDAFAL; this is encoded by the coding sequence ATGAAGCCACGTAACATTGCCATCGCCTGCGGTGTCGCGGGAGCCGCCGTCGGCCTTGCCGCTGCCACCGGCATCGTTTATCACAAGCAAATCAAGTCCGTCGCGTCGCTCAAACGCTTGACCGACTATGCGGATGGCTATGACCTGTACGCAATCGACATTGCCTACGACTACGATCTTGATCGCGTCATCGCCGCTGGCGTGCGCGACGACCAGGCCTACATCGATGCCGTGGTGGCGCAGGTGTTGCCCGGCGTGCCGGCACATGTCCAGGCGCCCCAGTTTGCCTGCAGCGCTTTTGTCGCCGTAGATGCCGAAGGCCGCGTGCGCACCGGTCGCAATTACGACTTTAAGGACGACACCTCGGCGCTGCTGGTGCGCAATCACCCGCGCAATGGCTATGCCTCCATCGGCTTTGCGGCCCTCAATAACCTGGGCGCCAACACTCCGCTTGACTCCGTCGCCGGACGCGCCGCCGCACTCATGGGCCCGTTTGCCCAGCTCGACGGTGTTAACGAATACGGCGTGTCCATTGCCGTACTCACCCTGGATTCCAAGCCCTGTGACCAGGACACGCAACGCCCCGTCATCAACACCTCGCTCGCCATCCGCCTGGTGCTCGACCGCGCGGCTACCACGCAGGAGGCCGTAGACCTGCTTTCCGCCTACGACATGCACGCCATGGCCGGACGCGACTACCACTTCTTTATCAACGACGCCGCCGGTGACGCGCGGGTGGTGGAGTGGGATCCGCGCGATCCCAACCGTGCATGCAAGGCAACGCCCGTACGCCAGGTTACGAACTTCTACGCCTGCTATGGCAACGAAGTGCTGCCCAACCAAAAGAACGGCGAGCTGGGCCATGGCAAGGAACGCGCCATCGCCATCGCCGATGTCCTCGACGCCCATACCGGCGCCCAAGATGAGGCAGTCGCTTGGAAGGCCCTGCGCGCTGCGGCGCAAAAGCCCAATCCGGAAGACATCACCAGCAACACGCAGTGGTCGGTCGTCTTTGACAACACCGAGCCCGCTGCCGCCATCACGCTGCGCCGCCACTGGGGCGACGTCGACGCCTTCGCGCTGTAA
- a CDS encoding 6-phosphofructokinase, whose translation MLRIGLLTSGGDCQALNATMRGIVKTLMTNSEEPIEIYGFEDGYQGLIYSRFRVMTPADFSGILTRGGTILGTSRTPFKRLDIPEADGVEKVPAMVHTYHKLQLDCLFMLGGNGSTKTANRLREEGLNVIALPKTIDNDTWGTELTFGFTSAIDVATKCIDDIHTTASSHGRVFVIEIMGHKVGWIPLYAGVAGGADVILIPEIPYDMDNVIKTIEHRMETGSRFTIVAVAEGAISKEDAALPKKEYKKKLAERTSPSIVYDIAKEIEAKTGRETRVAIPGHTQRGGQPDAQDRIFATQCGVEAALGCLRGEFGYMIALRDGKMCHMPLEEVAGKLKYVDPQSDLVREAKALGISFGDE comes from the coding sequence ATGCTTAGGATCGGTCTTCTTACCAGTGGCGGCGACTGCCAGGCGCTCAACGCCACCATGCGCGGCATTGTCAAAACGCTTATGACCAATAGCGAAGAGCCTATCGAGATCTATGGTTTTGAGGACGGCTACCAGGGCCTTATCTACAGCAGATTCCGTGTTATGACGCCCGCCGATTTTAGCGGCATCCTCACCCGCGGCGGCACCATCCTGGGCACGAGCCGCACGCCGTTCAAGCGCTTGGACATTCCCGAGGCCGACGGCGTCGAGAAGGTGCCCGCAATGGTCCACACCTATCACAAGCTGCAGCTCGACTGCCTGTTTATGCTGGGCGGCAACGGCTCCACCAAGACCGCCAACCGCCTGCGCGAAGAGGGCCTCAACGTTATCGCCCTGCCCAAGACCATCGATAACGACACCTGGGGCACCGAGTTGACGTTTGGCTTTACGAGCGCCATCGACGTCGCCACCAAGTGCATCGACGACATCCACACTACCGCCTCGAGCCACGGCCGCGTGTTCGTCATCGAAATCATGGGCCACAAGGTCGGATGGATTCCGCTGTACGCCGGCGTCGCGGGCGGCGCGGACGTCATCCTGATTCCCGAGATCCCCTACGACATGGACAACGTCATCAAGACCATCGAGCATCGCATGGAGACCGGCAGCCGCTTTACCATCGTGGCCGTCGCCGAGGGCGCCATCTCTAAGGAGGACGCGGCGCTGCCCAAGAAGGAGTACAAGAAGAAGCTCGCCGAGCGTACGAGCCCGTCAATCGTGTACGACATCGCCAAGGAGATCGAGGCCAAGACCGGTCGCGAGACCCGCGTCGCCATCCCCGGCCACACGCAGCGCGGCGGCCAGCCCGACGCCCAGGACCGCATTTTTGCGACCCAGTGCGGCGTCGAGGCAGCGCTCGGTTGCCTACGCGGCGAGTTTGGCTACATGATTGCCCTGCGTGACGGCAAGATGTGCCACATGCCGCTCGAGGAGGTCGCCGGCAAGCTCAAATATGTCGACCCCCAGAGCGATCTGGTGCGCGAGGCCAAGGCGTTGGGCATCAGCTTCGGCGACGAATAG
- a CDS encoding helix-turn-helix domain-containing protein, translating into MDLAMAQRLVDRRKAAGLSQEALAAQLGVSRQAVSKWERSESSPDTDNLIALAALYDVSLDELLYGEAANDADDLEDGSADTETADVADEAEDSAGHADCGDKPLVDISLARGIHVIDPNKGEEVHVGWSGIHVTNERKGEEVHVGPGGVHIDTLEDDGHSVRTNDDGTVTIDGETFSSWKEAHDKLDHHGKHFHTKVGRAWNKFPFPALVTLAYLVLGIVYGTWGMGLFLVFLVPVYYAIGDFIDRRHLSKLIEAIYPAAAIAWFLYMWLCLGQPHPAWIILITIPVIKALMRWCRKQWKHRKQA; encoded by the coding sequence ATGGATCTTGCAATGGCACAGCGGCTCGTTGACCGCCGCAAGGCTGCCGGGCTTTCTCAGGAGGCGCTTGCTGCCCAGCTGGGCGTAAGCCGCCAGGCTGTTAGTAAATGGGAGCGCAGTGAGTCCTCACCCGATACCGATAACCTCATTGCGCTCGCCGCGCTGTATGACGTGTCGTTGGACGAGCTGCTATATGGGGAGGCGGCCAACGATGCCGACGACCTGGAAGACGGTAGCGCCGACACCGAGACGGCGGATGTGGCTGACGAGGCTGAGGATTCTGCCGGGCACGCCGATTGCGGCGACAAACCACTTGTCGATATTTCCCTCGCGCGCGGTATCCACGTCATTGATCCCAATAAAGGCGAGGAAGTCCATGTTGGTTGGAGCGGCATCCATGTGACCAACGAGCGCAAGGGCGAAGAGGTGCATGTGGGGCCGGGCGGCGTGCATATCGATACGCTTGAGGACGACGGACATAGCGTGCGTACCAATGACGACGGCACCGTCACCATCGACGGCGAGACGTTTTCCAGCTGGAAGGAAGCACACGACAAGCTCGACCATCATGGCAAGCATTTCCACACCAAGGTCGGACGTGCATGGAACAAATTCCCCTTCCCCGCACTTGTCACTCTCGCCTATCTGGTGCTCGGCATTGTCTACGGCACATGGGGCATGGGGCTTTTCCTCGTCTTTCTGGTTCCCGTCTACTACGCGATTGGTGACTTCATCGATCGGCGCCACCTGTCTAAGCTGATCGAGGCCATCTACCCGGCAGCCGCCATCGCTTGGTTCCTCTACATGTGGCTCTGTTTGGGACAGCCCCATCCTGCATGGATCATCCTCATCACGATTCCCGTCATAAAGGCGCTCATGCGCTGGTGCCGCAAACAATGGAAGCACCGCAAACAGGCCTAA
- a CDS encoding multidrug transporter has protein sequence MRDVAESDWKLFKKMLPQWQERYMEKLIGQYVEILNGDSEASSRFWALEEHLNRDKLSSGVIANDLRRSTMHREIANLLIDSVITLDDLDGFTEDIKSYAQHWIGQ, from the coding sequence ATGCGCGACGTAGCCGAAAGCGACTGGAAGCTGTTTAAGAAAATGCTTCCTCAATGGCAAGAACGTTATATGGAAAAGCTCATCGGCCAGTACGTTGAGATACTGAACGGCGACAGTGAAGCGTCCAGTAGATTTTGGGCACTAGAAGAGCACCTCAATAGAGACAAGCTGTCCTCAGGCGTAATTGCAAACGACCTTCGCCGCAGCACAATGCACCGCGAGATAGCCAATTTGCTTATCGACAGCGTGATCACCCTTGACGACCTTGACGGTTTTACCGAGGACATTAAGAGCTATGCGCAACACTGGATTGGCCAGTAA
- a CDS encoding FtsX-like permease family protein, with protein sequence MDQDRQNSQRRDAQNTEREQDFTTYRTAQSSNDMVPTVFRRGIYRTIRGSLKRFLSIVVITALGVSVMCGLKAGCEDLCDSVDAYFDQQNVYDINVQSTYGLTDDDLAAIQEVDGVETAEGIYTETAYTAVGTTRERVVVQSLSKENIDQPVLVRGELPETSGEVAVTSRFLKASGKKIGDTVSFAANDASSSNQSAKDQFAAGDYTITAEVLDPTDVSSDSTVNAFRAASTADYKFYVSEDAATSSSYSAVHVVVEGAKSLNSYSDAYSAKINEVKGNIEKIREEHEKARAQELTVDTPASLDAAERQANMVFGIEQDNINRMAEGSDERAQAQADLDQRRAAADQQFADARAELSDLGECTWYIQDRGNIASYSSVESDSSSIEAIATVFPFIFFIVAVLISLTTATRMVEEERTLIGLYKALGYSRGRILSKYVDYSLWACLIGGVLGNIIGFVGLPLFLFTVFDDMYSLPQMLLSYDIVSSIVSVALFAVGVVGATIIACRHEMAETPASLMRPKAPRAGSRILLERIGFVWRRMGFLNKVAARNLFRYKKRAFMTIFGIAGCTALVICGMGIRDTSVALSPKQYGHITRYDLLAVANPDDFSQTCAALDERSAAKDSNVTVTSTLPIMTDNVIFTFGGKSETVQLIVIPDDRTGDLGDYVRLEDESKEPLALRDGDVYLSKSSQLVLGIKPGDTAHVQDSSLNVAKVKVSDISLNYLGNTLYMTQGTYERAFGRSARLNGILALLKGSSADQIAFTNRLKSDGWITLSSTAEHWENYEANFTIINSVVVLVTFMAACLSFVVVFTLSNTNISERERELATIKVLGFRRGEVHHYVNKETLILTAIGAALGVPLGGALAESFTYILQMPSLYFDVEVEPLSYVLSVLLAFAFTFIVNLATNRTLNKIDMVGALKSAE encoded by the coding sequence ATGGACCAAGACCGCCAAAACAGCCAACGCCGCGATGCGCAGAACACGGAGCGCGAGCAGGATTTTACGACCTACCGCACCGCCCAAAGCTCAAACGATATGGTGCCGACGGTTTTTCGCCGTGGCATCTACCGCACAATCCGAGGCAGTCTTAAGCGCTTCTTATCCATCGTGGTCATCACCGCGCTCGGTGTGAGCGTGATGTGCGGCCTCAAAGCGGGCTGCGAGGACTTGTGCGATTCGGTTGACGCTTACTTTGACCAGCAGAATGTTTATGACATCAACGTGCAGTCGACCTATGGTCTGACCGATGACGATCTTGCTGCGATCCAAGAGGTCGATGGCGTCGAGACGGCCGAGGGCATCTATACCGAGACCGCCTATACCGCCGTGGGCACGACGCGCGAGCGTGTCGTCGTACAGAGCCTCTCCAAAGAGAATATTGACCAACCGGTGCTAGTACGCGGCGAGCTGCCCGAGACTTCGGGCGAAGTGGCAGTGACCTCACGTTTTTTGAAGGCTTCGGGCAAGAAAATCGGCGATACGGTGAGCTTTGCCGCCAATGACGCGAGCTCGTCCAACCAAAGTGCCAAGGATCAATTTGCCGCGGGCGATTACACCATTACGGCCGAGGTTCTCGATCCTACTGATGTGAGCTCCGACTCGACAGTCAACGCCTTTCGCGCTGCTTCGACTGCGGACTACAAGTTCTACGTGAGCGAGGATGCCGCGACATCTTCTTCCTACTCCGCTGTCCATGTGGTCGTCGAGGGAGCCAAGAGCCTCAACTCCTATTCGGATGCCTACTCGGCAAAGATCAATGAGGTCAAGGGCAATATCGAGAAGATCCGCGAGGAGCATGAGAAGGCGCGCGCCCAGGAGCTGACGGTCGACACGCCGGCGAGCTTGGACGCGGCTGAGCGTCAGGCGAATATGGTCTTTGGGATCGAGCAGGACAACATCAATCGCATGGCCGAGGGCAGCGACGAGCGTGCGCAGGCGCAAGCCGACCTGGACCAGCGCCGTGCCGCCGCCGACCAGCAGTTTGCCGATGCCCGCGCCGAGCTCTCTGACCTGGGTGAATGCACCTGGTACATCCAGGACCGCGGCAATATCGCAAGCTACTCGAGCGTCGAGAGCGATAGTTCTTCGATCGAGGCCATCGCCACGGTGTTCCCGTTCATCTTCTTTATCGTCGCCGTGCTTATCAGCCTCACCACCGCCACCCGCATGGTCGAGGAGGAGCGCACGCTTATTGGCCTGTACAAGGCGCTCGGCTATTCACGCGGGCGTATCCTGTCCAAATATGTGGACTACTCGCTGTGGGCGTGTCTGATCGGTGGCGTGCTCGGCAATATCATCGGATTTGTGGGTCTGCCGCTGTTCTTGTTTACGGTGTTCGACGACATGTACTCGCTGCCCCAGATGCTACTTTCGTACGACATCGTGTCCTCAATCGTCTCGGTGGCGCTGTTTGCCGTGGGCGTGGTGGGAGCCACGATTATCGCCTGCCGCCACGAGATGGCCGAGACCCCTGCCTCGCTCATGCGCCCCAAGGCCCCGCGCGCCGGCTCGCGCATCTTGCTTGAGCGCATCGGCTTTGTCTGGCGCCGCATGGGCTTTTTGAACAAGGTGGCAGCGCGTAACCTGTTCCGCTACAAAAAGCGCGCCTTTATGACCATCTTTGGCATTGCGGGCTGCACGGCGCTTGTGATTTGCGGCATGGGCATCCGTGATACGTCGGTCGCGCTGTCGCCCAAGCAGTACGGCCACATCACACGCTACGATTTGCTGGCGGTCGCCAACCCCGATGATTTTTCGCAGACGTGCGCGGCGTTGGATGAGCGCAGTGCAGCCAAGGATTCCAACGTGACCGTGACTTCGACGCTGCCGATTATGACAGACAACGTCATCTTTACATTTGGCGGTAAGAGCGAGACCGTGCAGCTCATCGTGATTCCCGACGACCGCACGGGTGACTTGGGCGATTACGTGCGCCTGGAGGATGAGTCCAAAGAACCGCTCGCCCTGCGTGACGGGGATGTGTATTTGAGCAAGAGCTCTCAGCTGGTGCTGGGGATCAAGCCGGGCGACACGGCTCACGTCCAGGATTCGTCGCTCAATGTTGCCAAGGTCAAAGTCAGCGACATTTCGCTCAACTATCTGGGCAACACGCTTTACATGACGCAGGGCACCTATGAGCGCGCGTTCGGTCGAAGCGCGCGCCTCAACGGCATCCTTGCGCTGCTTAAGGGTTCGTCGGCTGATCAGATTGCGTTTACCAACCGTCTTAAGAGCGATGGTTGGATTACGCTGTCGAGTACCGCCGAGCATTGGGAAAACTATGAGGCAAACTTTACGATTATCAATTCGGTCGTGGTGCTTGTGACCTTTATGGCGGCCTGCCTGTCGTTTGTGGTGGTATTTACGTTGTCTAACACCAACATCTCGGAGCGCGAACGCGAGCTGGCGACTATCAAGGTGCTGGGCTTCCGTCGTGGCGAGGTGCACCATTATGTCAACAAGGAGACGTTGATTCTTACGGCGATCGGAGCCGCGCTGGGCGTACCGCTGGGCGGTGCGCTGGCCGAGAGCTTTACGTACATCTTGCAGATGCCGTCATTGTACTTTGACGTTGAGGTCGAGCCGCTGAGCTACGTGTTATCCGTTCTGCTGGCCTTTGCCTTTACGTTTATCGTCAACCTCGCTACCAATCGCACCCTCAATAAGATCGACATGGTCGGCGCCCTCAAGAGCGCCGAGTAA
- a CDS encoding ABC transporter ATP-binding protein, translated as MAYIEFKDVIKAYGEGDARIHALDGASFTVERGELAIILGASGAGKTTALNILGGMDTVTSGTVTVDGRDVSSANEAQLVEYRRADVGFVFQFYNLVPNLTALENVELAAQICPDSLDAEQTLRQVGLGERLGNFPAQLSGGEQQRVSIARALAKNPKLLLCDEPTGALDYKTGKQILQLLQDTCRKQGITVIIITHNSALAPMADRLIRFKSGRVESETVQQNPVPIETIEW; from the coding sequence ATGGCCTATATCGAATTCAAAGACGTCATCAAGGCATACGGCGAGGGCGACGCCCGCATCCACGCGCTCGACGGCGCGAGCTTTACGGTCGAGCGCGGTGAGCTCGCCATCATTCTGGGCGCTTCGGGCGCCGGCAAGACCACGGCCCTCAACATTCTGGGCGGCATGGATACGGTAACCTCCGGCACTGTGACGGTGGACGGGCGCGACGTGAGCTCCGCCAATGAGGCGCAACTCGTGGAATACCGCCGCGCCGACGTCGGCTTTGTCTTCCAGTTCTACAATCTGGTTCCTAACCTGACGGCGCTTGAGAACGTCGAACTCGCGGCGCAGATCTGCCCCGATTCGCTCGATGCCGAGCAAACGCTTCGTCAGGTTGGCCTGGGCGAGCGCCTGGGCAACTTTCCGGCGCAGCTTTCGGGCGGCGAGCAGCAGCGCGTATCCATCGCCCGCGCGCTGGCCAAGAACCCCAAGCTGCTTTTGTGCGACGAGCCTACGGGTGCACTCGACTACAAAACCGGCAAGCAGATCTTGCAGCTGCTACAGGACACTTGCCGCAAGCAGGGCATTACGGTCATTATCATCACCCACAACTCTGCGCTGGCGCCCATGGCCGATCGCCTGATTCGCTTTAAGAGCGGTCGCGTAGAGAGCGAGACAGTCCAGCAAAATCCCGTGCCGATCGAGACGATCGAGTGGTAG
- a CDS encoding GyrI-like domain-containing protein: protein MAFDFKKECKELYKPASKPSIVTVPPMSYVAVRGKGDPNTEGGEYQNALPLLYGIAYTVKMSKKGSRSIEGYFDFVVPPLEGFWWQESPSGDIDYARKDNFNFISCIRLPDFVTRDDFDWAVAEATTKKKLDFSAVELLKVDEGLCVQCMHTGPYDNEPATVDAMHEYTTELGYVPDFSDTRLHHEIYLSDPRKCAPEKLKTVVRHPIKRAE from the coding sequence ATGGCGTTCGACTTTAAGAAGGAATGCAAGGAGCTCTATAAACCTGCAAGCAAGCCGAGTATCGTAACTGTCCCGCCTATGAGCTACGTTGCCGTTCGCGGAAAGGGCGACCCAAATACCGAAGGTGGCGAGTATCAAAACGCCCTGCCGCTACTTTACGGCATCGCCTATACCGTCAAGATGTCAAAGAAAGGCTCAAGGAGTATCGAGGGCTATTTCGACTTTGTGGTACCGCCGCTCGAGGGTTTCTGGTGGCAAGAGTCCCCGAGCGGCGACATCGATTATGCCCGCAAGGACAATTTCAACTTTATCTCGTGCATCCGCCTGCCCGATTTCGTCACCCGAGATGACTTTGACTGGGCAGTCGCGGAAGCCACGACCAAAAAGAAACTGGACTTTTCCGCCGTCGAACTGCTTAAAGTTGACGAGGGTCTCTGCGTTCAATGTATGCACACCGGGCCCTACGACAACGAACCGGCGACCGTAGACGCTATGCATGAATACACGACCGAGCTGGGCTATGTTCCCGACTTCTCAGACACCCGTTTACATCACGAAATCTATCTCTCCGATCCACGCAAATGCGCACCGGAGAAACTTAAGACCGTGGTTCGTCATCCTATCAAGCGCGCTGAATAG